One part of the Acetoanaerobium sticklandii genome encodes these proteins:
- a CDS encoding HAD family hydrolase → MVSIDIPGKGKMNIENLVLDFNGTIAYDGNIKNGIREKIQRVHEMGINVYILTADTYHQAAEQCKDMPVTLEIFDVDNAALSKREIVNNIDSKLTMTIGNGNNDVEMFEESILSVAVIGDEGCAVKAIFAADIITNNIDDAIDLLLNPHRIKATLRM, encoded by the coding sequence ATGGTAAGTATAGACATTCCAGGTAAAGGGAAGATGAATATAGAAAATCTTGTACTTGATTTTAATGGTACGATAGCCTATGATGGCAACATTAAAAATGGCATTAGAGAAAAAATCCAAAGAGTACATGAGATGGGAATAAACGTATATATTTTGACGGCAGATACTTATCATCAGGCTGCTGAGCAGTGCAAGGATATGCCTGTTACTTTAGAGATTTTTGATGTGGATAACGCAGCTCTTAGCAAAAGAGAAATCGTGAATAACATAGATTCAAAGCTGACTATGACTATAGGAAATGGAAACAACGATGTAGAGATGTTTGAGGAAAGCATATTATCTGTTGCAGTAATAGGAGATGAGGGATGCGCAGTAAAAGCTATTTTTGCAGCGGATATCATAACTAATAATATCGACGATGCGATTGATTTATTATTAAATCCACATAGAATCAAGGCTACACTTAGAATGTAA
- a CDS encoding polyphenol oxidase family protein — protein MSLKFIASESSRYMQWDELSNLGIKHCFTTYPEDMGVKTNNDKSNLIQNYDKAKAFAKLNSKQTYFAQQIHDKNIGIINSLTDGTKFFLGRYLDNTDGLITSITDITLITQYADCTPITLWDTKNKVLASVHSGWKGTSLKIIESAITDMISNYDSKPSDIHCFIWPSIGYDDFEVDEDVAKIFRNAFSFADEVISKKANKYHIDLVSIIQRVALDNNLLKEHIYLSNLSTFSDMRFHSYRRDKESSGRMALLMEI, from the coding sequence ATGTCTCTTAAATTTATTGCTTCTGAATCATCACGCTATATGCAGTGGGACGAGCTAAGTAACCTCGGAATCAAGCACTGCTTTACAACATATCCAGAAGATATGGGAGTAAAAACAAACAATGATAAATCAAACCTAATTCAAAACTATGATAAAGCAAAAGCATTTGCTAAGCTAAACTCAAAGCAAACCTACTTTGCACAGCAAATCCACGACAAAAACATAGGAATAATAAACTCCTTAACGGATGGAACTAAATTTTTCCTAGGCAGATATCTAGATAATACAGATGGACTTATAACAAGCATAACTGATATTACCTTGATAACTCAGTATGCAGACTGCACACCCATAACCTTGTGGGATACTAAAAATAAAGTTTTAGCTTCTGTTCACTCAGGCTGGAAAGGCACATCACTAAAAATAATCGAATCAGCAATAACTGATATGATTTCAAACTATGATTCAAAGCCATCAGATATTCACTGCTTTATCTGGCCATCTATAGGATATGATGATTTTGAGGTAGATGAGGATGTAGCTAAAATATTTCGTAATGCATTTAGTTTTGCTGATGAAGTAATCTCTAAAAAAGCTAACAAATATCATATTGATTTGGTATCTATAATTCAAAGAGTTGCCCTTGATAACAACCTCTTAAAAGAGCATATCTACCTGAGCAACCTATCTACTTTTTCTGATATGAGATTTCATTCCTACAGAAGAGATAAAGAAAGCTCTGGCAGAATGGCTCTACTTATGGAAATTTAG
- a CDS encoding alpha/beta hydrolase, which translates to MKFSEGYFDSQGDIKVYYYSWVPEKPKGVIQIAHGMCEKALRYSYVAEKLAQNGYVVYANDHRGHGKTAAMEYGYMGKGDGFLLMVRDMKSLTDIIVKQHPNLPIFLLGHSMGSFLSVRYVQLYANLLSGAIFSGTGGFDQVASSRAGARLARISMSIFGPKRKAYYIEKTTKKLFNKRIDKVITGAEWLSRDNKVGEDFASKADLGFIFTSSAYYYMFRGIIENFNEANMKAIPKSLKIYLFSGEEDPVGNYSDGVKYMYSLYKDKLGIEDVTLRLYEGARHEMLNEINKDEVIEHLIDWLNNRS; encoded by the coding sequence ATGAAGTTTAGTGAAGGCTATTTTGATAGTCAAGGAGACATCAAGGTATACTATTATAGCTGGGTTCCTGAAAAACCAAAAGGAGTTATCCAGATAGCTCATGGAATGTGCGAGAAGGCTCTAAGATATAGTTATGTAGCTGAAAAATTAGCACAAAATGGATATGTAGTTTATGCAAATGACCATAGAGGGCATGGCAAAACAGCAGCTATGGAGTATGGATATATGGGCAAGGGTGATGGATTTTTACTTATGGTGAGAGATATGAAAAGCCTCACTGATATTATTGTGAAACAGCATCCAAATCTGCCGATATTTTTGCTGGGACATTCTATGGGCTCTTTTTTGAGCGTAAGATATGTTCAGCTTTATGCGAATCTTCTTTCAGGTGCTATTTTTTCTGGGACGGGAGGATTTGACCAAGTAGCATCAAGTAGAGCAGGAGCAAGGCTTGCTAGAATTTCTATGAGCATTTTTGGACCGAAAAGAAAGGCTTATTATATAGAAAAGACCACTAAAAAGCTATTTAATAAAAGAATAGATAAGGTTATTACTGGGGCTGAGTGGTTATCTAGAGACAACAAAGTAGGAGAAGATTTCGCAAGTAAAGCAGATTTGGGTTTTATCTTTACTTCTTCAGCATATTACTATATGTTTAGAGGGATAATAGAAAATTTTAATGAAGCAAATATGAAAGCTATTCCTAAGTCACTTAAGATATATTTATTCTCAGGGGAAGAAGACCCTGTTGGAAATTATAGTGATGGGGTAAAATATATGTATAGTCTTTACAAAGACAAACTAGGCATAGAGGATGTTACTCTCAGACTCTATGAAGGAGCAAGACATGAGATGCTCAATGAAATCAATAAGGATGAAGTAATAGAGCACCTGATTGATTGGTTAAATAATAGGAGTTAG
- a CDS encoding S41 family peptidase: protein MIKKKYIFYIIIIVTIISIIISSTFLFSNKELEMRINDVNVQEISSDQIKEDLDVLVEAIKNTGTDYIVDQRVFNFDIEDFKNKLYKKNKGEYTVRNLYEVSKDVLPNKNRHTRLMEPKEILTNKTSLYSEKLESRKMRYETITIEKNESLNKMLNKSAGISNYKNDFFTSSLSNSANGIPTMKILEEGKTAYIKFPTFSINDSYKIPMSYFIEEIKDYDYLIIDILGNTGGKIEPWHDLMSELTSTDLYMEFYVGYRDTEIAKIVKDEALEGKATKGAPGFENLEFEEVQSLPKTMDNINQEDISKLKYYLKIKDKIEAKKENSFNGKIYLLIDNKCFSSADLFAHYVKYTKFATIVGSPAAGDGTGGIGYLYFPFPNSGFIYQIQCAYGFNDDGSSNFESGTEPDIVAARNKELDYVLNEIKKTEVSPKK from the coding sequence ATGATTAAGAAAAAATACATATTTTACATAATTATTATTGTAACTATAATTAGTATTATTATATCCTCAACCTTTTTGTTTTCTAATAAAGAGTTAGAAATGAGAATTAATGATGTGAATGTACAAGAAATTTCTTCTGACCAGATAAAAGAAGACCTTGATGTTTTGGTAGAAGCAATTAAAAATACTGGAACTGACTATATAGTAGACCAGAGGGTTTTCAATTTTGATATTGAGGATTTTAAAAATAAACTATATAAGAAAAACAAAGGTGAGTATACAGTCAGAAATCTATATGAAGTTTCCAAAGATGTATTGCCTAATAAAAATAGACACACCCGTTTAATGGAGCCTAAAGAAATATTAACAAACAAGACTTCTTTGTATTCTGAGAAACTTGAATCTCGCAAAATGAGATATGAAACTATAACAATAGAAAAAAATGAAAGTCTAAATAAAATGCTCAACAAATCAGCAGGCATCAGTAATTATAAAAATGATTTTTTTACTTCTTCGCTTTCTAATTCTGCAAATGGAATTCCGACAATGAAGATTTTGGAAGAAGGGAAGACAGCATATATAAAATTCCCGACATTTTCTATAAACGATTCCTATAAAATACCTATGAGTTATTTTATTGAAGAAATAAAAGATTACGATTACTTGATTATAGATATATTAGGAAATACTGGGGGCAAAATCGAACCATGGCATGATTTAATGAGTGAATTGACATCTACGGATCTTTATATGGAGTTTTATGTAGGATATAGAGATACTGAAATTGCTAAGATTGTAAAAGACGAGGCATTAGAAGGAAAAGCGACTAAAGGTGCGCCAGGATTTGAGAATTTGGAGTTTGAAGAAGTCCAAAGCCTGCCAAAAACCATGGATAATATCAATCAAGAAGATATTTCTAAATTGAAATATTATCTCAAGATAAAGGATAAGATAGAAGCAAAAAAGGAAAACAGCTTCAATGGAAAAATATATCTTCTAATAGATAATAAATGTTTTTCTTCAGCGGATTTGTTTGCTCATTATGTAAAATATACTAAATTTGCTACTATTGTAGGAAGCCCTGCAGCTGGAGATGGAACAGGTGGAATCGGATATCTGTATTTCCCATTTCCAAACAGTGGATTCATCTATCAGATACAGTGCGCATACGGATTCAATGATGATGGAAGCTCTAACTTTGAATCGGGAACCGAACCGGATATTGTAGCCGCAAGAAATAAAGAACTCGATTATGTGTTAAATGAAATAAAGAAAACTGAAGTTTCTCCAAAAAAATAA